From one Acidibrevibacterium fodinaquatile genomic stretch:
- a CDS encoding acyl-CoA dehydrogenase C-terminal domain-containing protein translates to MQTYKAPLRDMRFLLHEVFGGTALASRPGEESLAPDLIDSILEEAGRFVEEVLAPLNAAGDEEGCHYENGVVRTPKGFKAAYDLFREGGWTALACDPEYGGQGLPECVNKLVEEMICSANLSFSLYPGLSRGAYQALRDHGTEELKRRFLPKLASGVWSGTMCLTEPHCGTDLGMLRTRAVPQEDGSYLLSGNKIFISAGEHDLTENIIHLVLARLPDAPAGSRGISLFLVPKFLPDEQDRPGAHNGVLCTAIEHKMGIKASATCQLTFENAKGWLVGAPHRGLAAMFTMMNSERLSVGIQGLAIGEAAYQSAVAYARERIQGRSLSGVKNPDQPADPIIVHPDVRRMLLTMRAYAEGCRALGLWVAQALDTIERSAEPAAREKAEDFTALMTPIVKALFTDLGFEAANLAVQVYGGHGYIRDHGVEQYVRDARIAMIYEGTNGIQALDLVGRKLGAHYGRLLRGFFHPVAAFVAAHKEDAAIGKMVHGLEKAFGALQLATAHIAEAGMRDPEEAGAAASEYLRLFGLVALGFMWARMAKTAAAKLANGADEPAFYHAKLTTARFTMERLLPQAGALYLAIKSGKHAMMALEEAAF, encoded by the coding sequence ATGCAAACCTACAAGGCACCACTTCGTGACATGCGTTTCCTGCTGCACGAAGTTTTCGGCGGCACCGCTCTCGCCTCTCGGCCGGGCGAAGAAAGTCTGGCGCCGGATCTCATCGACAGCATTCTCGAAGAAGCCGGCCGCTTCGTCGAAGAAGTGTTGGCGCCGCTCAATGCCGCCGGTGACGAGGAGGGCTGCCATTACGAAAATGGCGTCGTGCGCACGCCGAAAGGGTTCAAGGCCGCGTATGATCTTTTCCGCGAGGGTGGCTGGACGGCGCTTGCTTGTGATCCCGAGTATGGTGGCCAAGGTCTGCCCGAATGCGTGAACAAGCTCGTCGAGGAGATGATCTGTAGCGCCAATCTTTCCTTCAGCCTCTATCCCGGGCTTTCGCGCGGCGCCTATCAGGCGTTGCGCGATCACGGCACGGAAGAACTGAAGCGGCGCTTCCTGCCGAAACTCGCAAGCGGCGTCTGGAGCGGCACGATGTGCCTCACTGAGCCGCATTGCGGCACCGATCTCGGCATGCTGCGCACTCGCGCGGTGCCGCAAGAGGATGGCAGCTATCTGCTCTCGGGCAACAAGATTTTCATCTCCGCCGGCGAGCATGATCTGACCGAGAACATCATCCATCTCGTGCTCGCGCGCCTTCCCGACGCGCCCGCCGGCAGCCGCGGCATCAGCCTGTTCCTGGTGCCGAAATTCCTGCCCGACGAGCAAGACCGGCCGGGCGCGCACAACGGCGTTCTCTGCACCGCGATCGAACACAAGATGGGCATCAAAGCCTCCGCAACCTGCCAGCTTACTTTCGAGAATGCCAAAGGCTGGCTGGTCGGCGCGCCGCATCGTGGTCTCGCGGCAATGTTCACGATGATGAACAGCGAGCGGCTTTCGGTGGGCATCCAAGGTCTTGCGATCGGGGAGGCGGCCTATCAGAGCGCCGTTGCCTATGCCCGCGAGCGTATCCAGGGGCGTTCACTGAGTGGTGTGAAAAATCCCGATCAACCGGCCGACCCGATCATCGTCCATCCCGATGTGCGGCGCATGCTGCTCACCATGCGCGCCTATGCCGAAGGCTGTCGCGCCCTCGGGCTTTGGGTCGCGCAGGCGCTCGATACGATCGAGCGGAGCGCGGAGCCGGCGGCGCGCGAAAAGGCGGAGGATTTCACCGCGTTGATGACGCCGATCGTCAAGGCGCTGTTCACCGATCTCGGCTTCGAGGCCGCCAATCTCGCGGTTCAGGTTTACGGTGGCCACGGCTATATCCGTGACCATGGCGTTGAGCAATATGTGCGCGATGCGCGGATCGCGATGATTTATGAGGGCACCAACGGCATTCAGGCGCTCGATCTCGTCGGGCGCAAATTGGGCGCGCATTACGGGCGATTGCTGCGCGGATTTTTCCACCCTGTTGCGGCCTTCGTCGCCGCGCACAAGGAGGATGCGGCGATCGGCAAGATGGTCCATGGACTGGAAAAAGCCTTCGGCGCCCTGCAACTCGCGACCGCCCATATCGCTGAAGCGGGCATGCGCGACCCCGAGGAAGCGGGAGCTGCGGCGAGCGAGTATCTCCGCCTTTTCGGCCTCGTCGCGCTTGGTTTCATGTGGGCGCGGATGGCCAAAACCGCTGCGGCCAAGCTCGCGAACGGCGCCGACGAGCCGGCGTTTTATCACGCGAAGCTCACGACCGCCCGCTTCACCATGGAACGCCTCCTGCCGCAGGCGGGCGCGCTTTATCTCGCCATCAAATCCGGCAAACACGCGATGATGGCGCTGGAGGAAGCGGCGTTCTGA
- a CDS encoding ATP-grasp domain-containing protein codes for MRIFVCEFVTGGGFAGAPIPAGLRAEGEMMLRALLADLAAVPRVRLRVCRDARLAAFSVPAETVAVEAGAFWDIVRAEIAAAEAFWPIAPESDGILLRLSEMARGKILLGSSPEAVRLCTSKTATARHLAAHGVPTAPALAPGIAAPHGAIVKPDDGAGAEGVRFFADPAAALATARGTQGLIAQPFIAGAPESLSLLCNAGEATLLSCNRQIIARLGDEFHYRGFVVGGAEEKRALYTPLAAAIARGIPDLFGYVGVDLIAASSGPVVLEINPRLTTSYAALGEALGVNPAAMVLALAAGDDLPKLQPARAVTLALAP; via the coding sequence ATGCGCATTTTCGTTTGTGAATTCGTGACCGGCGGCGGGTTCGCGGGTGCGCCGATCCCGGCTGGCTTGCGCGCCGAAGGGGAAATGATGCTGCGCGCTTTGCTCGCCGATCTCGCGGCTGTTCCCAGGGTTAGGCTTCGCGTTTGCCGTGATGCGCGGCTTGCGGCGTTCTCTGTTCCGGCCGAGACGGTTGCTGTCGAGGCCGGCGCCTTTTGGGACATCGTGCGGGCGGAAATCGCTGCGGCGGAGGCGTTCTGGCCGATCGCGCCGGAGAGTGATGGCATTTTGCTGCGCCTCTCCGAAATGGCGCGGGGGAAGATTCTTCTCGGGTCATCGCCGGAGGCGGTGCGGCTCTGCACAAGTAAGACCGCGACCGCCCGGCATCTCGCGGCGCACGGTGTTCCGACAGCGCCCGCCCTCGCGCCCGGGATTGCGGCGCCGCACGGCGCCATCGTCAAACCCGATGACGGCGCCGGTGCCGAAGGCGTGCGGTTTTTCGCCGATCCCGCGGCGGCATTGGCCACCGCGCGCGGCACGCAAGGCCTGATCGCGCAGCCTTTCATCGCGGGCGCGCCGGAAAGTCTTTCGCTGCTCTGCAACGCTGGCGAGGCGACCTTATTGTCCTGCAACCGGCAAATCATCGCGCGTCTGGGCGACGAATTTCATTACCGTGGCTTCGTGGTCGGCGGCGCGGAGGAAAAGCGCGCGCTTTACACGCCGCTCGCCGCCGCCATCGCCCGCGGCATCCCCGACTTGTTCGGCTATGTCGGCGTTGATCTCATCGCGGCCTCTTCCGGCCCGGTGGTGCTGGAGATCAATCCGCGACTGACCACCAGCTATGCCGCCCTGGGCGAGGCGCTTGGCGTCAATCCGGCCGCCATGGTGCTCGCGCTCGCCGCCGGCGACGATTTGCCGAAGTTGCAGCCGGCGCGCGCGGTGACGCTCGCTCTTGCGCCCTGA
- a CDS encoding glutathione S-transferase N-terminal domain-containing protein: protein MKLFYSPTSPYVRKVMACAIARDIDGQIETLRTNPHERPAALLAANPLSKVPCLVTEDGVALYDSPVIAEYLDSIGDAPPLFPRPGSAARWHALKLQALGDGILDAAVGRRMEQAKPREAARDTTLAEQKAVVARAIAALEAEPPGPSLDIGSIAIACALGYLDFRFADEPWRPGHPRLAAWFAAISAAPAIAKTMPRE from the coding sequence ATGAAACTCTTCTATTCGCCGACCAGCCCCTATGTCCGCAAGGTCATGGCCTGCGCCATCGCCCGCGACATCGATGGGCAAATCGAAACGCTGCGAACCAACCCGCATGAACGGCCAGCGGCCCTGCTTGCTGCGAACCCGCTGTCGAAAGTGCCATGTCTCGTCACCGAAGATGGCGTGGCGCTTTATGACAGCCCGGTGATCGCCGAATATCTCGACAGCATCGGCGATGCGCCGCCGCTCTTTCCCCGCCCGGGAAGCGCCGCGCGCTGGCATGCGCTGAAATTGCAGGCGCTCGGGGATGGAATTCTCGATGCGGCGGTCGGGCGGCGGATGGAGCAGGCCAAGCCGCGTGAGGCCGCGCGCGACACCACACTCGCGGAGCAGAAAGCGGTCGTCGCCCGCGCGATCGCGGCGCTCGAGGCCGAGCCGCCAGGACCATCGCTCGATATCGGCAGCATCGCCATCGCCTGCGCCCTCGGCTATCTCGATTTCCGCTTCGCCGATGAGCCCTGGCGCCCCGGCCATCCGCGCCTCGCCGCGTGGTTCGCGGCGATCTCGGCAGCGCCGGCCATCGCCAAGACAATGCCGCGGGAATAA
- the gloB gene encoding hydroxyacylglutathione hydrolase has product MAVHATPIPILKDNYAWLLQDGDAGALALVDPAEAEPLIAAIEARGGRLDLILLTHHHADHVAATEPLRARYGCPVAGARFDAPRLPKLDIALDEGETVALGAARGRVIATPGHTRGHIAWFFADGAVLACGDTLFSLGCGRLFEGTAEDMFASLAKLKALPDETLVCCGHEYTLSNARFARAVDPANPALLDRINEIERLRAAGLPTVPTTLAQERATNPFLRAADAKALGALRARKDNF; this is encoded by the coding sequence ATGGCAGTTCACGCGACCCCAATTCCGATTCTCAAGGACAATTATGCGTGGCTCTTGCAGGACGGTGATGCCGGCGCCCTCGCGCTCGTCGATCCCGCCGAAGCGGAGCCGCTGATCGCCGCCATCGAGGCGCGCGGTGGCCGGCTCGATCTCATTCTCCTCACCCATCACCACGCCGATCACGTCGCCGCGACCGAACCGCTGCGCGCGCGCTATGGCTGCCCGGTTGCCGGCGCACGCTTCGATGCGCCTCGCCTGCCGAAGCTCGATATCGCCCTCGATGAGGGGGAAACCGTCGCACTCGGGGCGGCGCGCGGCCGGGTGATCGCGACCCCTGGCCACACACGCGGCCATATCGCCTGGTTCTTCGCCGATGGCGCGGTTCTGGCCTGCGGCGACACTCTGTTTTCGCTCGGCTGTGGGCGCTTGTTCGAGGGCACGGCTGAGGACATGTTCGCGAGCCTCGCCAAGCTCAAGGCACTGCCGGACGAGACGCTGGTCTGCTGCGGCCACGAATATACTTTGAGCAATGCCCGCTTCGCCCGCGCCGTCGATCCCGCTAACCCGGCGCTTTTGGACCGGATCAATGAGATCGAGCGCCTGCGAGCGGCGGGCCTGCCGACGGTGCCGACCACGCTTGCGCAAGAACGCGCGACCAACCCCTTCCTGCGCGCCGCCGATGCGAAAGCCCTTGGCGCGTTGCGCGCACGCAAGGACAATTTTTGA
- a CDS encoding class I SAM-dependent methyltransferase produces MREMYNGSAPVSSYTHAMATDAHAAAEFYASAQGAVVARLLRARLLRFWPVAEARGASILGLGYAAPYLRLWREEAARCIAALPAQIGAAAWPAAAPGLSCTVEEEDLPFADLSFDRVLLVHGLEAAENARRLLREVWRVLKDDGRLLVVAPNRVGLWAHVETTPFGQGQPYSQGQIGRLLAASLFHVTRRDTALYLPPARLRLLLRIAPLIERVGHRVAPGFAGLTLSEAVKDVYAAIPNRPVHRRRLVLATAPLPRSSAAPRGADGGERAALR; encoded by the coding sequence ATGCGCGAGATGTATAACGGTTCGGCGCCGGTTTCCAGCTATACTCATGCGATGGCGACCGATGCGCATGCTGCGGCGGAGTTTTACGCGAGCGCCCAAGGGGCGGTGGTGGCGCGGCTGTTGCGCGCCCGGCTGCTGCGCTTTTGGCCGGTGGCGGAGGCGCGCGGCGCCTCGATTCTCGGCCTTGGCTATGCCGCGCCCTATCTTCGGCTGTGGCGCGAGGAGGCAGCGCGCTGCATCGCGGCGCTGCCGGCGCAGATCGGTGCCGCTGCCTGGCCGGCGGCGGCGCCGGGGCTCTCTTGCACCGTCGAGGAGGAGGATCTCCCTTTCGCCGATCTCAGTTTCGACCGCGTGCTGCTGGTGCATGGGTTGGAGGCGGCGGAGAATGCGCGGCGGCTGCTGCGCGAAGTGTGGCGGGTTTTGAAGGATGACGGGCGGTTGCTGGTGGTCGCGCCCAACCGCGTCGGCCTTTGGGCGCATGTCGAGACGACCCCGTTCGGCCAGGGGCAACCCTATTCGCAGGGGCAGATCGGCCGCCTGCTCGCCGCCTCGCTGTTTCACGTGACACGGCGCGATACCGCGCTCTACCTGCCGCCGGCGCGTTTGCGGCTGCTGCTTCGCATCGCGCCGCTGATCGAACGGGTCGGGCACCGCGTCGCGCCGGGCTTCGCCGGGCTCACGTTGAGCGAGGCGGTGAAGGATGTCTATGCCGCGATCCCGAACCGCCCCGTCCATCGCCGCCGCCTGGTGCTGGCGACGGCACCCCTGCCGCGCTCGTCCGCGGCGCCGAGAGGGGCTGATGGCGGCGAGAGGGCGGCGCTGCGATGA
- a CDS encoding DUF2189 domain-containing protein: MTIQNPVVWSWQYIQTSSRALGAVPANDYWAESNAEREVVIRRITLADLRAALISGVADFAANRTDVLFLCLIYPAAGLILEQVMFGRGAVQILFPLASGFAILGPFFALGLYEISRRRERDGTASWADAFRVLGSPAIGRIALLGAALIVIFLLWLVLAQVIYMATLGAYYGLDMPAPTLAQFLHDALTTKPGWAMIAIGVVTGFCCAVVAFLIGVISFPLLLDRDASLNTAIATSILAVAANPGPMVAWAAIVTGLLVLGSLPFLVGLIVVLPVLGHATWHLYRALVSRPRRA, from the coding sequence ATGACCATTCAAAATCCGGTCGTCTGGAGCTGGCAGTATATCCAGACCTCGTCGCGCGCCCTCGGTGCGGTTCCGGCAAACGACTATTGGGCGGAGAGCAATGCCGAGCGCGAGGTGGTGATCAGACGCATCACGCTCGCCGATCTCCGCGCCGCTTTGATCAGCGGGGTTGCGGATTTTGCCGCGAACCGCACCGATGTTTTGTTTCTCTGCCTGATCTATCCGGCGGCGGGGCTGATCCTGGAACAGGTGATGTTTGGCCGCGGCGCGGTGCAGATCCTGTTCCCGCTGGCCTCGGGCTTTGCCATTCTCGGCCCGTTTTTCGCGCTCGGTCTCTACGAAATCAGCCGCCGCCGCGAGCGTGACGGCACCGCCTCATGGGCGGATGCCTTCCGTGTCCTCGGCTCGCCGGCGATCGGGCGCATCGCCCTTCTCGGCGCCGCGCTGATCGTGATTTTCCTGCTCTGGCTGGTGCTCGCCCAGGTGATCTATATGGCAACGCTCGGGGCCTATTACGGGTTGGACATGCCGGCGCCGACGCTCGCGCAATTCCTTCACGATGCGCTGACGACGAAGCCGGGTTGGGCAATGATCGCGATCGGCGTCGTCACCGGGTTCTGCTGTGCCGTGGTCGCGTTCCTGATCGGCGTCATTTCCTTCCCGCTGCTGCTCGACCGCGATGCCAGCCTCAATACCGCGATCGCGACCTCGATCCTCGCGGTCGCCGCCAATCCCGGGCCGATGGTGGCATGGGCGGCGATCGTCACCGGGCTTTTGGTCCTCGGCTCGCTCCCCTTCCTCGTCGGGCTGATCGTCGTCTTGCCGGTGCTCGGGCATGCGACTTGGCATCTTTATCGCGCCCTGGTCTCGCGCCCGCGCCGCGCGTAA
- a CDS encoding cyclase family protein, with protein sequence MGEQQRWRQRPPGSTWGDFGPDDERGRLNLITREKVLQGISEVREGRSFCLSLPLDYPGGNVLNPRRHPPRLAPTERGGRPNMNFPLNREDPRYTDIVSDDQVVLTLQYSTQWDSLAHVGQMFDADGDGVPEFVYYNGFRAGRDVIGPIDYAHGDAPVAAPSGARRLGVENMAEACIQGRAVMIDLEAHFGRARTLVGYDALMAVMAKDRIIVEEGDMVCLHTGFAAMLLEMKGNPDPARVHDACAALDGRDARLQDWITQSGLAALIADNYAVEAVPARPCEEDHCASLPLHAHCLFRLGVNLGELWYLSELAAWLRAAGRSRFLLTAPPLRLPGAVGSPVTPIATV encoded by the coding sequence ATGGGTGAACAGCAACGCTGGCGGCAGCGGCCGCCGGGCTCGACCTGGGGTGATTTCGGGCCGGATGACGAGCGCGGGCGGCTCAATCTGATCACGCGCGAGAAAGTGTTGCAGGGCATCAGCGAGGTGCGCGAGGGGCGAAGCTTTTGCTTGAGCCTGCCGCTCGATTATCCCGGCGGCAATGTCCTCAACCCGCGCCGGCATCCGCCGCGTCTTGCCCCCACCGAGCGCGGCGGCCGGCCGAACATGAATTTTCCGCTGAACCGCGAGGATCCGCGCTATACCGACATCGTTTCCGACGACCAGGTGGTGCTGACCCTGCAATACTCGACGCAATGGGACAGCCTCGCCCATGTCGGGCAGATGTTCGATGCCGACGGCGATGGTGTGCCCGAATTCGTCTATTATAACGGGTTTCGCGCCGGCCGCGATGTCATCGGCCCGATCGATTACGCGCATGGCGATGCGCCGGTCGCCGCGCCCTCCGGGGCTCGCCGTCTCGGCGTCGAGAATATGGCGGAAGCCTGTATTCAGGGCCGCGCGGTGATGATCGATCTCGAGGCGCATTTCGGCCGCGCCCGCACCCTCGTCGGCTATGACGCGTTGATGGCGGTGATGGCGAAGGATCGCATCATCGTCGAGGAGGGGGACATGGTCTGTCTTCACACCGGCTTCGCCGCGATGCTCCTCGAAATGAAGGGCAATCCCGATCCGGCGCGGGTGCATGACGCGTGCGCCGCCCTCGATGGCCGCGATGCACGGTTGCAGGACTGGATCACGCAAAGCGGTCTCGCTGCCCTGATCGCCGATAATTACGCGGTGGAGGCGGTGCCGGCGCGGCCGTGCGAGGAGGATCATTGCGCCTCGCTGCCGCTCCATGCCCATTGCCTGTTCCGGCTCGGCGTCAATCTCGGCGAATTATGGTATTTGAGCGAGCTTGCCGCCTGGTTGCGGGCCGCCGGGCGTTCGCGCTTTCTGCTCACCGCGCCGCCGCTTCGTCTTCCCGGCGCGGTGGGCTCGCCGGTGACGCCGATCGCAACCGTTTGA
- a CDS encoding MFS transporter translates to MARDLLRSRRFWPFLLLQACGALADNLYKNAIAVLIIGQAGAAGPVLVAAAGGVFILPFLLFSIPAGVLADRYDKARLVRLAKLAELLLMLAAAGALVSRNPAALLLVLFGLGAQAAFFGPIKYAIVPELLTAEAVPAATGWIEATTFFAILIGTVAGAALMAAPAAVWLAGGAGVVLAAIGLAAARLLPALAAAAPESVGARGLWRETGALFAAARLVPEIWAAILGLSWFWAVGAVFITEFPALAHHVFAAGADLVALFLMAFVLGVGAGAVATGRLAAGGVRLSPVPWALLAMAPLIGDFAVMTHRFGLFPGGQTVRQILVTGAGWHLLADLFLIAAMGGVVSVLLYGVLQRAPAALRARLVAANNVLNAAFMASAALALMGLHGLGLAPPAIFAALAALALAVALVSFRVISQAAKSSRCVDVTDASG, encoded by the coding sequence TTGGCGCGCGATCTGCTGCGCTCGCGGCGGTTCTGGCCGTTTTTGCTGCTACAGGCGTGTGGCGCGCTCGCAGACAATCTCTATAAAAACGCGATCGCCGTGCTCATCATCGGGCAGGCGGGGGCGGCCGGGCCGGTGCTCGTCGCGGCGGCGGGCGGGGTGTTCATTCTGCCCTTCCTGCTGTTTTCCATCCCCGCTGGCGTGCTCGCCGACCGCTACGACAAGGCGCGTCTGGTCCGTCTCGCCAAGCTTGCCGAGCTTTTGCTCATGCTCGCCGCCGCCGGCGCGCTGGTGTCACGAAATCCCGCGGCGCTGTTGCTGGTTTTGTTCGGATTGGGGGCGCAGGCGGCGTTTTTCGGGCCGATCAAATACGCGATCGTGCCGGAATTGCTGACCGCCGAGGCCGTGCCGGCGGCGACCGGCTGGATCGAGGCGACAACTTTTTTCGCCATCCTCATCGGCACCGTTGCCGGGGCGGCGCTGATGGCGGCGCCAGCGGCGGTTTGGCTGGCCGGCGGCGCGGGGGTGGTTTTGGCCGCGATCGGACTTGCCGCGGCACGGTTGCTGCCAGCGCTCGCGGCGGCGGCGCCGGAGAGCGTCGGCGCGCGTGGCCTTTGGCGCGAGACAGGAGCCCTTTTCGCGGCGGCGCGTTTGGTGCCGGAAATCTGGGCGGCGATCCTCGGATTGAGCTGGTTCTGGGCGGTCGGCGCGGTGTTCATCACCGAATTTCCCGCGCTCGCGCATCATGTTTTCGCCGCTGGCGCCGATTTGGTGGCGCTGTTCTTGATGGCGTTCGTGCTCGGGGTCGGCGCGGGCGCGGTTGCAACCGGTCGCCTCGCTGCGGGCGGTGTCCGGCTCTCGCCAGTGCCGTGGGCGCTGCTCGCGATGGCGCCGCTGATCGGTGATTTTGCCGTCATGACCCATCGGTTCGGGCTGTTCCCCGGGGGGCAGACGGTCCGGCAGATTCTGGTGACCGGCGCGGGCTGGCATCTTCTCGCCGACCTGTTTTTGATTGCCGCCATGGGCGGCGTGGTCTCGGTGCTGCTCTATGGCGTGTTGCAGCGGGCGCCGGCGGCGCTGCGCGCCCGGCTGGTCGCCGCAAACAATGTTCTGAACGCCGCCTTCATGGCGAGTGCGGCGCTGGCGCTGATGGGGCTGCACGGGCTCGGCCTCGCGCCCCCGGCGATTTTCGCTGCCCTCGCGGCCTTGGCGCTCGCCGTCGCCTTGGTATCGTTTCGTGTTATTAGCCAAGCCGCGAAATCATCACGATGCGTTGATGTGACGGACGCCTCCGGCTAA
- a CDS encoding potassium channel family protein — MAQTAAAKRDAAMFSWLRALLFTLILVGLVSVAAGEDWKFDVAALAICATGFGFFFVAFSGGMHFGITFANFLAVYACTFFFFRESNFPKAGHGPAIIALAMPVLVFLGACFVRLRQINAVLHARRRREITALPALWRWIPGVAAVGAATFALPRLHLAASDQEVALLVSMAVVSGFIAYAARDVVLLLNDVALIFEGVAHRIDRLMIPMTAFMTLYSLLVVVFACLYRLAEMSAETPQFLTDSADHFLSFGEAMYFSIITLSTVGYGDIVPVGQLVRLLAAGQVIVGLLLLLFGFSEIARMSDEERAAPPAPKLPD, encoded by the coding sequence ATGGCCCAAACGGCGGCGGCGAAGCGTGACGCGGCAATGTTCAGTTGGCTGCGGGCGCTTTTGTTCACTCTGATCCTGGTCGGGCTGGTTTCGGTTGCGGCCGGGGAGGATTGGAAATTCGACGTCGCAGCACTTGCGATCTGTGCCACGGGATTCGGTTTTTTCTTCGTCGCCTTTTCCGGCGGGATGCATTTCGGCATCACCTTCGCCAATTTTCTCGCGGTTTACGCGTGCACCTTTTTTTTCTTCCGCGAATCGAATTTTCCGAAAGCCGGTCACGGGCCGGCGATCATCGCGCTCGCCATGCCGGTCTTGGTTTTTCTCGGTGCCTGTTTCGTGCGCCTTCGCCAGATCAACGCGGTGCTTCATGCGCGCCGGCGGCGCGAAATCACCGCGCTGCCGGCGCTTTGGCGCTGGATCCCGGGGGTCGCCGCGGTTGGCGCCGCCACTTTCGCGCTGCCCCGACTGCATCTCGCCGCGAGCGACCAAGAGGTTGCGCTGCTCGTCTCGATGGCGGTGGTGTCGGGGTTCATCGCCTATGCGGCGCGTGACGTCGTTTTGCTCCTCAACGATGTCGCGCTGATTTTTGAGGGGGTCGCGCATCGCATCGACCGGCTGATGATCCCGATGACCGCGTTCATGACCCTTTATTCGCTGCTCGTCGTCGTGTTCGCCTGTCTTTACCGGCTCGCCGAAATGAGCGCGGAGACACCGCAATTTCTTACCGATTCGGCCGATCATTTCCTTTCTTTCGGCGAGGCGATGTATTTCAGCATCATCACCCTGAGCACGGTCGGCTATGGCGATATCGTGCCGGTCGGGCAATTGGTGCGGCTGCTCGCCGCCGGGCAGGTCATCGTCGGCTTGCTGCTGCTGCTCTTTGGCTTCAGCGAGATCGCCCGCATGAGCGATGAGGAGCGCGCAGCGCCACCCGCGCCGAAACTGCCGGATTGA
- a CDS encoding twin-arginine translocase TatA/TatE family subunit, with amino-acid sequence MGSLSIWHWLIVLMVVLLLFGTGKVSHLMGDFAKGIKAFKKNMAEDDDASMEASAEHPSGSIAGPGVKAGAKEKQQSAAHQG; translated from the coding sequence ATGGGAAGCTTGAGCATCTGGCATTGGCTGATCGTCTTGATGGTCGTCCTGTTGCTGTTCGGGACTGGCAAGGTGAGCCACCTTATGGGTGATTTCGCCAAGGGAATCAAAGCGTTTAAGAAAAATATGGCGGAGGATGACGATGCTTCCATGGAAGCCTCGGCAGAGCACCCGTCGGGCTCGATCGCCGGCCCCGGGGTGAAGGCCGGCGCCAAAGAGAAGCAGCAAAGCGCCGCCCATCAGGGATGA